One window of Paludibacter propionicigenes WB4 genomic DNA carries:
- a CDS encoding MFS transporter translates to MNLKLRLIILNFLQFFVWGAWMMTLGHYGFVEKQWNGAEFGLVFSTMGFASLIMPTLFGIIADKWQAKYVYAILHLLFGATMCFLPLIDAPMPFFWVLLVAMSFYMPTIGLNNSIGFNVLKNEGKDPTTYFPPIRVWGTVGFIVAMWITNLFTKEWGFGQSIKVSFFIAAIMAFALSLFSFIFLPVVKKEPKSLAARTLVQKLGLEAFVLFKQKKMALFFVFSLMLGAALQLTNAYGDSFLQDADVFPKGGIINNFSTIILSISQISETLFILAIPFFMKRLGIKNVMLLSMLAWVLRFGLFGLAGNTNIGFALIVSSCIIYGMAFDFFNISGALFVEQNTDSSIQSSAQGVFMLMTNGVGAVLGNIIAGFVIAKWFENPITHAKDWPGIWYSFAGYALVVAILFSVLFRYKHNPKEA, encoded by the coding sequence ATGAATTTAAAGTTACGTTTGATAATACTGAATTTTCTTCAGTTCTTTGTATGGGGTGCCTGGATGATGACATTGGGGCATTACGGCTTTGTTGAAAAACAATGGAATGGAGCTGAATTTGGTTTGGTGTTTTCTACCATGGGATTTGCATCACTCATTATGCCAACATTGTTTGGAATTATTGCAGATAAATGGCAGGCTAAGTACGTTTATGCTATCTTGCATTTACTGTTTGGAGCGACGATGTGTTTTCTGCCGCTTATTGATGCGCCGATGCCGTTTTTCTGGGTTTTACTCGTGGCTATGAGTTTTTATATGCCGACTATCGGTCTTAATAATTCGATTGGTTTCAATGTGTTGAAAAACGAGGGAAAAGATCCTACAACATATTTTCCTCCTATAAGGGTTTGGGGCACAGTAGGTTTTATTGTAGCCATGTGGATTACCAATCTGTTTACCAAAGAGTGGGGCTTTGGGCAAAGCATAAAAGTGTCTTTTTTCATTGCAGCGATAATGGCTTTTGCGCTGTCTCTTTTCTCGTTCATATTTTTGCCTGTCGTAAAGAAAGAACCAAAAAGTCTTGCTGCCAGAACGTTGGTGCAGAAATTAGGGTTAGAAGCTTTTGTGCTGTTTAAACAAAAAAAGATGGCGCTGTTCTTTGTCTTTAGTTTAATGTTGGGAGCTGCACTTCAATTGACCAATGCCTACGGTGACAGCTTTCTGCAGGATGCAGATGTGTTTCCGAAAGGGGGCATAATCAATAATTTTTCAACCATAATTTTGTCTATTTCTCAAATTTCGGAAACTCTTTTCATTTTGGCTATTCCTTTCTTTATGAAGAGGCTGGGTATCAAAAATGTTATGTTGCTCAGTATGCTTGCCTGGGTATTGCGTTTTGGTTTATTTGGTTTGGCCGGAAATACCAACATAGGTTTCGCATTGATAGTGTCTTCGTGCATTATTTACGGAATGGCATTCGATTTTTTCAATATTTCAGGAGCATTGTTCGTTGAGCAAAACACAGACTCATCTATCCAGTCATCGGCGCAGGGAGTTTTTATGCTAATGACCAATGGAGTTGGTGCCGTATTAGGAAATATTATCGCCGGATTCGTTATTGCCAAATGGTTTGAGAATCCGATAACACATGCTAAAGACTGGCCCGGAATATGGT